ATCTTCTTGCCGAGGCGGGCCAGCAGCAGTCCGACGAGGGTGCCGAACACCATGATCAGGACGACGTTGGCGGCGGTGAACAGGACGGTGCGCTCGACGACCTTCCAGAAGTCCGGACCGGTCAGGACCTCCTTGTAGTTGTCGACGCCGTTCCACTCGGTGAGGTGCTGGATGAGCTGGCGCGGGTTGAGGTTCTGGAACGACAGCATGCCGTTCTTGACCAGGGGCCAGCCGAGCAGGACCAGGGTGGCCAGCAGCGCCGGGAGCAGCAGGAGATATGGGGTGGCGGCACCGCGGCGGGAGGGGGATCCGAAGGCGCGCTCCGCGCCCCGTGGCGGCCCCGGTGTCCGGGCCTTGCGGACAGCGGGCTCCCCGGCCGTGTCCGTGCCTTGGGTCTGCACTGACATGAGGTGTCATCTCTTCCGTGGCCGAACCGGCCGTACGAACGGCTGGGCCGGGGGCGCCTGCCGCGGCGCCCCCGGCGCGGGTCGTCAGTTCTGCTGGGCCAGGCGCTTGTCGATCTCGGACTGGACGTCCTTGGCGGCCGCGGCGGGAGCCTTACCGTTGAGCACGGCGGTCATGTAGGACTTGATGGGGTTCGGGGTGTTCTCCACCGCGGCCCACTCCGGGATCAGCGGGGTGGTGCCGCCGGCGGCGGCGGCGGGCGCGGCGGCCTCGGCGGCGCCGTTGCCCTTCAGGTTGCTCTGCAGCGACGTCTTGTTGGGGATGACGCCGTTGAGCTTGGCCAGTTCGCCCTCGTACTGGTCGGACAGGGCGATCTTCAGGAACTCCTTGGCGAGGGACTGCTTCTTGCTGTTCTGGGCGACGGCGAGGTTGGAGCCGCCGAGGAAGACGCCCTCGGGCTTGTCGGCCGTGGCGCCCGGGATGGTGAAGTAGCCGATCTGCTTCTCGATGGACTTGTTGGCCTGGATCGCGGTACCGGCCTCCCAGCCCATGCCGATGAACGCGCCGGTCTTGCCCTTGGCGAAGATCGTGGCCTGCTGCGGGGTGGCCTCGTCCTTGTCCTTGGGGGCCCTGGAGTAGGAGGCGTACCTCTTGTAGAGCTCCATGGCCGCGGCGACCTTGGGGTCGGCGAGGTTGGAGACGTACTTGTCGCCCTGCTTCTTCACCAGGTCGCCGCCCTGGCCGATGATCAGGCCGTCGAGGAAGTACCAGTTCTGGCCCGGCAGGTAGAGCGGCTCGGCGTCGGTCTTCTTGCCGATGGTGTC
This genomic interval from Streptomyces sp. NBC_00557 contains the following:
- a CDS encoding extracellular solute-binding protein → MKRKLAAAIVIAGMMVSVAACGGNGGKDGSKDAGPSSWKGQTLTVWTMDGSAPPQWSKDVQAAFEKKTGAKLKFETQKWDGIQQKITTALSEDNPPDVLEVGNTQTPAYAATGGLADLSDVKKAIGADWTPSVSQSSVYDGKQYAAPWYFANRVVIYNKAIWAKAGIKSTPKTRDEFFKDLDTIGKKTDAEPLYLPGQNWYFLDGLIIGQGGDLVKKQGDKYVSNLADPKVAAAMELYKRYASYSRAPKDKDEATPQQATIFAKGKTGAFIGMGWEAGTAIQANKSIEKQIGYFTIPGATADKPEGVFLGGSNLAVAQNSKKQSLAKEFLKIALSDQYEGELAKLNGVIPNKTSLQSNLKGNGAAEAAAPAAAAGGTTPLIPEWAAVENTPNPIKSYMTAVLNGKAPAAAAKDVQSEIDKRLAQQN